The genomic stretch GTGCCGCAGCTGACCAAACACACGCAGCCGCTGGGGCGGCTCAGCGCGCGTCACGGCGCCTTCCTGGTGACCGGCAATCACGAGTATTACGCCGGTGCGAACGCATGGATCGACGAGTTCCGGCGCCTGGGTCTGAACGTTCTGCTGAACGAGCACGTGATCGTCGATCACGACGGTGCACGCGCCGTGATTGCCGGGGTGACCGATTACTCGGCAGGTCACCATGATCCATTGCACCGCAGCGATCCGGTTGCGGCACTCGCCGGCGCGCCGGGTGACGTGCTGATCAAAGTGCTGCTCGCCCACCAGCCGCGGTCCGCAGAAGCGGCCGCAGCAGCAGGATTCACGTTGCAGTTGTCCGGCCACACGCACGGCGGCCAGTTCTTCCCGTGGAATTTCTTTGTGCGTTTTCAGCAGCCGTTCACGGCGGGTCTCGCGCGTCTGAACGGACTGTGGGTCTACACGAGCCGCGGCACCGGCTACTGGGGGCCGCCGAAGCGCTTGGGCGCGCCCTCGGAAATCACGCGGCTGCGCCTCGTGCCCGGCGAGCCAGACTGAAGCGTCACGTCATATGGCATTGCGCATCATCCGGATATGAACTTTGCCGCCCTGCTTGATCGGCGCGAGGTTGCCAATATCCGTGATATTGAACGAGGCTTCCCCGCCCTGTGCGTCGAGCACGGTAACCGAATGTTTCGCCTGATCCACCGATTTCACGACGCCATCCGCTTGCAGCGTGCTGCTGCCTTCAAACGGCGCGGGCAAGCCAGCGGCGAACGACGCGAGCGGCGCAGCAGCGATCAACGCACCGGCAACGATGCCAAGAGCTTTAACTTTCATACATTCCTTAATTGGGTGAACAGCGGAAAAAAGATGACGTCGCACAGAGCGTTCTGCGAAGCCGTGAGAAGTGCAACGCGGATTGAGCACCAAACCAGACCGGCGCGGCACGACGTGTCCTGAAGTATCCAGACAGTGTGTTTTCCGGGACGGACACCGTCAATATTCGGAGTCCGTATTTATGCAAGGAAGAATCTGGGTTCGCCGCGGAAACGTCCTAAAGGTTGCAAAAAGCAACGTCGCAACCAGACTTCATCCCGGCTTGACTTAACTTTGCAGAGCTGCCTAAAATTCGCCCATCTCATTTAACCGGAATGACGATCTTGGACAGTAGCAGTAGTAGCAGTCGAGCTTCGATTCGCGCGATCGCCTGATCCGCAAGATTTCCGCGTCAGCAGTTTGCCTGTCGCCGTCTTGCCGTGAGGCCAGACGGTGCACGTCGTTTATCCCCTCATACTGCCCATGAAGCGCTGCATGGCTCCATGCCGTACAGATGCTCCATTGCATTGCGCGCCACGAGCCTTTGCTTGCGCGCCTCGTCACGCCTGACACGCACCCGCGTGTCCACGTCCGGATACGTGCTGCTGTCACGCGCAGGATTCACAATGTGCGAAGCGCACACCAACTTTTCTTATCGATGACACTTGAATTCGTCTTGCGGCTCCTTGCCGCTTTCGCCTGCGGCGTCGCCATCGGCCTCGAACGGCAGATGCGGCAGCGCAGTGCCGGCCTGCGCACCATCACGCTGGTCGCCAGCGGCGCGTGCCTGTTCGTTACCCTCGGCGTGCTGACCGGCACCGGCACGGCCGGCATCACGCAGATTGCTGCATATGTCGTGTCCGGCGTCGGTTTTCTCGGCGGCGGCGTGATCATGCGCGACAAAGGTTCCATTCAGGGGATCAACACGGCCGCGACCTTGTGGTGCTCGGCGGCGGTCGGTGTATTGTGCGGCGCAGGCCATTACGGCCCGGCGCTCGCCGGCACCGTGGTCGTACTGCTGACCAACACGCTGCTGCGCGAAGTCAGCCGTACCATCAACGCGACGCCCGTCTCAAACGCAGACCTGGTGCGCGAATACGTGCTGACAGTAGTGTGCCGGGAAGCTGACGAGATTCATATTCGTACAGCCCTGTCCAATTCGATGTATTCAGCACCGCTGTCCTTCCAGAGCCTGACGAGCGAAGACGTCGAAGACGATGCGGGCCGCATTCGCGTCACAGCCACGTTGAAACTGCATCCGAAGGATCAATCTAAACTGGAGCAGATGGCGAGCCGCATCAGCATGGAAAAGAGCGTATCCAGCGTCAGTTGGATCGCTAAAGAAGCGGAGCCGACGCCGGAATGACCGGCCGTCGATAAGCCCCCCATATCTCCACGCATCGTCTACACTTAGCTTGCAATAGATTTAGACAATGTTAATTCCACGTCCTGAATATGGACGGTGCAACAGCCATCGACTAAGCTCTGTCACCGTGAATTTTTCACACTTAACCATGGAGTCTCGATTATGGAACACGGCATCATTGCATGGCTCATCATCGGCGCGATCGCCGGCTGGCTG from Paraburkholderia sp. IMGN_8 encodes the following:
- a CDS encoding MgtC/SapB family protein, whose amino-acid sequence is MTLEFVLRLLAAFACGVAIGLERQMRQRSAGLRTITLVASGACLFVTLGVLTGTGTAGITQIAAYVVSGVGFLGGGVIMRDKGSIQGINTAATLWCSAAVGVLCGAGHYGPALAGTVVVLLTNTLLREVSRTINATPVSNADLVREYVLTVVCREADEIHIRTALSNSMYSAPLSFQSLTSEDVEDDAGRIRVTATLKLHPKDQSKLEQMASRISMEKSVSSVSWIAKEAEPTPE